The following coding sequences are from one Humulus lupulus chromosome X, drHumLupu1.1, whole genome shotgun sequence window:
- the LOC133805848 gene encoding uncharacterized protein LOC133805848 codes for MTRVVIYAQYDGEWKEEQGLYKWSPKNKEVISIIVDDSNITFEVLLEKLYKKIGDCGENNRRVALRVELIKREDMCDMEVERNMKENEQSLVDDYFDREFYFENNICDAASAPVESGVNLGCEPVDLLNKKTKSSSPTPNHTDPLNYYDSLDHHDEQNQVPSEDTFSFPDGSDLAIGQEFKNKDEVKTKLNDIAIKACFEMEINKSTKSLYVTKCIDKSCNWAVRATKVTNSERFSIRTYCNTHTCSLISRKRKHRQASAAVVANVVRSSFNGQKETPKPKAIMTIVQNNHMPITYWKAWKGKKLANNLLRGSLELSFQNLPAYLYMVRKMNPGTITHLEVDEDSKFKYVFLAYEASIKGFRCMRKVSAVDGTWLKTKYKGVMLIATAQDGNFHQYPIAWAVVDSENDASWSWFLTKLQELIPDDNDLVFISDRNQSIINGVSNIYRKSQHGHCRWHLSQNIKARVRVKGVIKVFEETTNAYKVSDFNKLYDELKNRYPVAVKYLEELILTLSKWARTHFTGCRYNIMTTNGAESINAALREPREYPIIALLEAMQAKVSEWFNNRRNIVASFNTKCTPLTPKAENIIPKRFKKASKMNVKQLNRFEYEVTASYEQVRTEVYDLCSNYYKLETWALAYVDTIYPVPQQEDWDINEVEVLPKVLPPNVPIKRGRAKLKRIPSVGEGKKWIKRCGLCGQPGHSKKTCPLRATTSKL; via the exons ATGACTCGAGTGGTAATCTATGCTCAATATGATGGGGAATGGAAGGAAGAGCAAGGGTTGTATAAATGGTCACCAAAGAATAAGGAAGTTATATCTATCATTGTTGATGACTCCAATATTACTTTTGAGGTGTTATTGGAGAAATTGTATAAGAAGATTGGG GATTGTGGAGAGAACAATCGTAGAGTTGCACTACGTGTGGAGCTCATTAAGAGAGAAGATATGTGTGACATGGAAGTTGAACGCAACATGAAAGAAAATGAACAAAGTTTAGTAGATGATTACTTTGACCGTGAATTCtactttgaaaataatatttGTGATGCTGCTTCTGCACCAGTCGAAAGTGGTGTTAATCTAGGTTGTGAACCTGTGGACCTTCTTAACAAAAAGACAAAATCATCATCTCCAACTCCAAATCACACTGACCCACTGAACTACTATGATTCACTGGACCACCATGATGAACAAAATCAAGTCCCTAGTGAAGACACATTTAGTTTCCCAGATGGGTCAGATTTGGCAATTGGTCAAGAATTCAAGAACAAAGATGAGGTAAAAACTAAGTTGAACGATATTGCAATAAAGGCTTGCTTTGAGATggaaattaataaatctaccaagtCATTATATGTGACAAAATGCATTGACAAGTCATGCAATTGGGCAGTGCGTGCAACAAAAGTTACCAACTCAGAGCGTTTCTCAATACGAACTTATTGTAACACTCACACTTGTTCCCTTATTAGCCGGAAAAGAAAGCATCGTCAAGCAAGTGCTGCAGTAGTTGCTAATGTCGTGAGGTCAAGTTTCAATGGTCAAAAAGAGACACCGAAGCCAAAAGCAATAATGACGATTGTGCAGAACAATCACATGCCAATAACATATTGGAAAGCTTGGAAGGGGAAAAAACTTGCAAACAACCTTCTTAGAGGTTCActtgaattaagttttcaaaatctTCCAGCTTACTTATACATGGTTCGAAAGATGAATCCAGGTACGATCACGCATTTGGAGGTGGATGAAGattctaaattcaaatatgttttcCTAGCATATGAAGCATCCATCAAAGGATTTCGTTGTATGAGAAAGGTTAGTGCGGTGGATGGGACTTGGTTGAAGACCAAGTACAAAGGTGTAATGCTCATTGCAACAGCACAAGATGGTAATTTTCATCAATATCCTATTGCTTGGGCTGTGGTTGATTCAGAGAATGATGCTTCATGGTCATGGTTCCTTACAAAGTTACAAGAACTTATACCAGATGATAATGATTTAGTCTTTATTTCAGATAGAAATCAAAGCATCATCAATGGGGTGTCAAATATTTATAGGAAGTCACAACATGGGCATTGTAGGTGGCATCTGTCTCAGAATATTAAAGCACGTGTCAGAGTTAAAGGTGTCATAAAAGTATTCGAAGAAACTACCAATGCCTATAAAGTTTCTGACTTCAACAAACTCTATGATGAATTGAAGAATAGATATCCCGTAGCAGTGAAGTATCTTGAAGAATTAATTCTCACACTTAGTAAATGGGCGAGAACTCACTTTACAGGCTGTCGGTACAATATTATGACTACGAATGGTGCAGAATCTATTAATGCAGCACTGAGGGAACCTAGAGAGTACCCTATCATTGCGTTGTTGGAGGCTATGCAGGCAAAAGTATCTGAGTGGTTCAACAATCGCCGCAATATTGTGGCATCTTTCAATACAAAGTGTACACCTTTAACTCCAAAGGCAGAGAATATTATTCCAAAAAGATTCAAGAAAGCATCGAAAATGAATGTGAAACAACTTAACCGATTTGAGTATGAGGTTACAG CATCATATGAGCAAGTTAGAACAGAAGTGTATGATTTGTGCTCTAATTATTATAAGTTGGAAACTTGGGCGTTGGCTTATGTTGATACCATTTATCCAGTCCCTCAACAAGAAGATTGGGATATCAATGAAGTTGAAGTACTGCCGAAGGTATTGCCTCCAAATGTCCCAATCAAGCGTGGTAGAGCAAAATTGAAAAGAATCCCATCAGTTGGTGAGGGAAAAAAATGGATAAAAAGGTGTGGTTTATGCGGGCAGCCTGGTCACTCCAAAAAAACGTGCCCCTTACGAGCCACAACTTCTAAATTGTAA